The following proteins are encoded in a genomic region of Alnus glutinosa chromosome 8, dhAlnGlut1.1, whole genome shotgun sequence:
- the LOC133875067 gene encoding uncharacterized protein LOC133875067, producing the protein MATGEGWYAGRGLICLDWTAWAKLVSPMYGLLAAQIIGGLVVERFWANRQRTSWWCSRLTGRWTSWLPVGAVDGSLGERYIGSYLVDHFSTLFSSTNPILDDFLSDLVSHVITVDDNVALCSIHEEVEIFLVITELGLNKSPSPDGMTYLFYKTYWQIVKSSVVSSVQSFFRGGFMLKEFNHTNIALIPKLVNPSRVNHFRPISLINFNYKIISKILSNRFKPLLQKIVSPMQSAFLKGRSIQVNSIMAHELFHTMKYKRGGGGLMALKLDMEKAFDSMEWSFLLKILALLGFHPIWINWIGQCITTSSFSILLDGSPYVNFKPTRGIRQGDPLSPFLFILGSEILSRLILRNEALGFLQGIKVAPLSPPISHLLFADDVMIFTQAKVQDATAVLNCLYTYSKWSGQCINLSKSAVFFSRNCSVTAINGILNLPLIPVRAKYLGIPLFLSHNKRDAFMDIKDRICSKITSWKAKLLSQAAQITAIMRKFWWGFSQDKKHSLVFLSWDTICQPKALGGLGIRPLKFLNHSLLARLGWKLTINDPAPWVAVLKCKYLKNNVTFLEASPSPSSSWLWKGLLNNREVVKKGACISISNGAHVDVWSSPWIPLLPDFWPRPNVNLPDLLEFCVADLIIPSTRIWNKLLLEDLFDPFSVECILSIDLPFVRNFDKWFWAPASSGIFSVKLAFSVACSSLGRRSSFPVEIWHKFWDLKIQARLKHLLWKIAWNILPSQANIGRFVVSIVDGAWQCPFCKGPLETLSHIFLECDLAVSSPWPNCYVSFSNRPISDWVLAILFPCEKLAISFHDARRF; encoded by the exons ATGGCGACAGGCGAAGGATGGTACGCTGGCCGTGGACTGATCTGCCTGGATTGGACGGCTTGGGCTAAATTAGTTAGCCCCATGTATGGTTTATTGGCGGCACAGATCATTGGAGGATTGGTTGTGGAACGATTTTGGGCAAATCGTCAAAGGACCAGTTGGTGGTGTAGCAGGCTAACAGGGAGGTGGACTTCGTGGCTTCCGGTGGGGGCGGTCGATGGGTCTCTTGG GGAGAGATATATTGGTTCTTATTTGGTGGATCATTTTAGTACCTTATTCTCTTCTACGAATCCAATATTAGATGATTTCCTTTCTGATTTGGTGAGTCATGTTATTACTGTTGATGATAATGTTGCCTTGTGTTCTATTCATGAAGAAGTTGAAATTTTTCTTGTCATCACTGAACTTGGCCTTAATAAAAGTCCTAGTCCAGATGGTATGACATACTTGTTTTACAAAACCTATTGGCAGATTGTTAAATCTAGTGTTGTGTCTTCAGTTCAATCTTTTTTCCGGGGTGGGTTTATGCTTAAGGAGTTCAATCATACCAATATTGCTCTGATTCCGAAGTTAGTGAATCCTTCTAGGGTGAACCATTTTCGTCCTATTAGTCTCATCAATTTCAATTATAAGATTATCTCCAAAATTTTATCTAATAGGTTTAAGCCTCTTTTGCAAAAAATTGTTTCCCCTATGCAGTCTGCCTTTCTTAAAGGTAGATCTATTCAAGTCAATTCCATTATGGCGCATGAGCTTTTTCATACTATGAAGTATAAGAGAGGTGGGGGAGGTTTAATGGCTTTGAAGTTGGATATGGAGAAGGCTTTTGATTCTATGGAGTGGTCATTTCTTCTTAAAATCCTAGCTTTGTTGGGTTTTCATCCCATTTGGATTAATTGGATTGGTCAATGCATTACTACTTCTTCCTTCTCTATTCTTTTGGATGGATCTCCGTATGTTAATTTTAAGCCTACTCGGGGTATTAGACAAGGAGATCCCCTGTCTCCTTTTCTGTTTATTTTAGGCTCTGAGATTCTATCTAGGTTGATTTTGAGGAATGAGGCTTTGGGTTTTCTTCAAGGTATTAAGGTGGCTCCCTTAAGTCCTCctatttctcatcttctttttGCAGATGATGTTATGATTTTTACCCAGGCTAAGGTTCAAGATGCTACTGCTGTTCTCAATTGTCTTTATACTTACTCTAAGTGGTCTGGCCAGTGCATTAATTTGTCTAAATCAGCTGTTTTCTTCAGTAGAAACTGCAGTGTTACTGCCATCAATGGGATTCTCAATCTCCCTCTTATTCCTGTTAGGGCTAAATATCTTGGTATTCCTCTTTTCTTGTCTCATAATAAGAGAGATGCTTTTATGGACATTAAAGATAGGATTTGCTCTAAGATTACTAGCTGGAAAGCCAAGCTTTTATCACAAGCTGCTC AAATTACTGCTATTATGAGGAAATTCTGGTGGGGTTTTTCCCAAGATAAGAAGCATTCTCTAGTTTTTCTCTCTTGGGATACTATTTGTCAACCTAAAGCTTTGGGTGGTCTTGGGATTCGTCCTTTAAAGTTTCTCAATCACTCTTTATTAGCAAGGTTGGGTTGGAAACTTACTATTAATGATCCTGCTCCTTGGGTTGCTGTTCTCAAATGCAAGTACCTTAAGAATAATGTTACTTTTTTGGAGGCTTCTCCTTCCCCCTCTTCCTCTTGGCTTTGGAAGGGTTTGCTTAATAATAGAGAGGTTGTCAAGAAAGGTGCATGCATCTCTATTTCTAATGGTGCTCATGTGGATGTGTGGAGTTCTCCTTGGATTCCTTTATTGCCTGATTTTTGGCCTAGACCTAATGTGAACTTGCCTGATCTTCTTGAATTTTGTGTTGCAGATCTTATTATTCCTAGTACTAGAATTTGGAATAAGTTGCTGTTGGAGGATCTCTTTGACCCTTTCTCGGTTGAGTGTATTCTTAGCATTGATTTACCTTTTGTAAGGAATTTTGATAAGTGGTTTTGGGCTCCTGCTTCTTCAGGTATTTTCTCGGTTAAATTAGCATTTTCTGTTGCTTGTTCTTCTTTGGGTCGGAGATCTTCTTTTCCTGTTGAAATATGGCATAAGTTTTGGGATCTAAAGATTCAAGCTAGGTTAAAGCATCTGTTGTGGAAGATTGCTTGGAATATTCTTCCTTCCCAGGCTAATATTGGGCGTTTTGTAGTTTCTATTGTTGATGGAGCTTGGCAGTGTCCTTTTTGTAAAGGTCCTTTAGAAACTTTAAGTCATATTTTTCTTGAATGTGATTTAGCTGTTTCCTCTCCTTGGCCTAACTGTTATGTAAGTTTTTCTAACCGGCCTATTTCTGATTGGGTATTGGCTATTCTTTTTCCTTGTGAAAAATTGGCCATTTCGTTTCATGATGCTAGAAGATTCTAG
- the LOC133875438 gene encoding CBS domain-containing protein CBSCBSPB5, with amino-acid sequence MTGQGGSSRRSLSLTNKKKTSENGGPESAARKSLSTSRSIGLSGERTVKRLRLSKALTIPENTTILEACRRMAARRVDALLLTDSNALLSGILTDKDIATRVIAREVNLEDTPVSKVMTKNPIFVISDTLAVEALQKMVQGKFRHLPVVENGEVIALLDIAKCLYDAIARMERAAEKGKAIAAAVEGVEKHWGASISGPNTFVETLRERMFRPSLSTIIPENSKIVTISPTETVLVATKKMLELRLSCAVVTIDNKPRGILTSKDILMRVIAQNLPPESTLVDKVMTPNPECATVDTPIVDALHSMHDGKFLHLPVVDRDGIIVALVDVIHITHAAVATAGNTSGITNEATNTMMQKFWDSAMALSTNDDDEDTQSEGSLKLASDATETGRLLPYTLSKLSNTFAFKIEDKKGRMHRFTCETQSMTDLLAGILQRVGDDIDRNNLPQILYEDEDHDKVVLASDNDLAAAVEHARSAGLKGLRLHLEYSGTDGRRKASSSGDLAYANSDAWASAYSAVAAGAALVAGLGVLAYLRRAGT; translated from the exons ATGACTGGTCAAGGCGGCTCTTCAAGGAGAAGTCTGTCGCTGACAAACAAGAAGAAGACTTCGGAGAATGGAGGCCCTGAGTCTGCGGCACGAAAATCTCTTTCAACTTCGCGATCCAT TGGGCTAAGTGGAGAACGTACTGTAAAACGGCTGCGGCTGTCAAAGGCCCTAACAATACCTGAAAATACAACTATTCTTGAGGCTTGCCGTCGGATGGCTGCTCGTAGAGTTGATGCTTTATTGCTAACTGACTCCAATGCATTACTTTCTGGAATCCTTACGGACAAG GATATAGCAACTAGGGTTATTGCCCGTGAGGTTAACCTTGAGGATACACCTGTTTCTAAAGTTATGACAAAAAACCCAATATTTGTTATCTCTGACACTCTTGCTGTGGAAGCCCTCCAAAAGATGGTGCAAG GAAAATTCAGACATTTGCCTGTGGTGGAGAACGGGGAGGTCATTGCTTTACTTGATATAGCAAAGTGTTTATATGATGCTATTGCTCGTATGGAAAGGGCAGCTGAAAAGGGAAAGGCTATTGCTGCAGCTGTTGAAGGTGTCGAAAAACATTGGGGGGCATCAATTTCTG GCCCCAATACCTTCGTTGAGACGCTTCGAGAGCGGATGTTTAGGCCATCTCTGTCTACAATCATTCCAGAGAATTCAAA GATTGTAACAATTTCCCCAACGGAAACAGTTTTAGTGGCAACAAAGAAGATGCTTGAACTTCGATTAAGTTGTGCAGTTGTGACAATTGATAACAAACCACGGGGAATTCTTAC ATCAAAGGATATCTTGATGCGGGTAATAGCACAAAATCTTCCTCCAGAGTCCACTTTGGTGGATAAG GTCATGACTCCAAATCCAGAATGCGCAACGGTAGATACACCAATTGTTGATGCACTGCATAGTATGCATGACGGGAAGTTTTTGCACCTTCCCGTAGTAGATAGAG ATGGAATTATAGTTGCTCTCGTGGATGTAATACATATCACACATGCTGCTGTGGCAACA GCTGGAAATACTTCTGGCATAACTAATGAAGCCACAAACACTATGATGCAAAAGTTCTGGGATTCTGCCATGGCCTTAAGTAccaatgatgatgatgaggatacGCAAAG TGAAGGTTCCTTAAAATTGGCTTCAGATGCAACGGAGACAGGGAGATTGCTTCCCTATACTTTATCAAAACTTTCTAATACATTTGCTTTTAAGATCGAAGATAAGAAGGGCAGGATGCACAGGTTTACTTGTG AAACCCAGAGTATGACAGATCTTCTAGCTGGGATTCTTCAGAGGGTGGGAGATGACATCGACCGCAACAACCTGCCTCAGATTCTG TATGAAGATGAAGACCACGATAAAGTTGTACTAGCATCAGATAATGATCTTGCAGCTGCTGTTGAACATGCAAGGTCAGCTGGTTTGAAG GGTTTGAGATTGCATTTAGAATATTCAGGAACAGATGGTCGTAGAAAAGCTTCCAGTTCAGGAGATTTGGCATATGCTAATTCTGATGCATGGGCTTCCGCATATAGCGCCGTTGCAGCAGGAGCTGCACTTGTGGCTGGGTTAGGCGTATTAGCTTACTTGAGAAGAGCCGGGACCTAA